The Winogradskyella schleiferi genome contains the following window.
TGTGGTGGACAAAGTGCCATGCAACAGAAGTAAAATAGGTTGCGTAATATCAAAACTATTGGTGTTTTCGACCCTAGTAAATTTCGCATCTATTTGATACAAACCAGGATGGGATTGTACGCGTTTATCATAAGCTTTTGCCAGCTCTTTAATCCCTAATTTTGCGATATCTTGTTTGGTCACTTTAGGTTTAAAAACGCTAAACACTTTGACCATGGCCCGTTTTATAATGCCACGACTTTCATTTTCGGATAAGATTTGAATGTCAAAAACATAATCATCACTTGAAAGTGAACGTTTTGCCAATACCTTTTTTCCATAGATGTCCTGTACATCTTCAGGATGACCTATCCACTCTGTATCGTCAGCAAATTGAAGTGCCACAATATCGTGTTCATCAAAATGAACTTCATTCACTTGATTTTCAGAACGTGTTGAAGACACCTCTATATATGATTTAAGTTCATATTTCTGGTCGAGTGTTTTTGGGACGATGTAATCAATGGATGACACCTCACGCTCTACTCCTGTTATTTTTGCTATTTTGCTCATGGCTAGTTTTTTATGGTATTCACTGGCAATCCCGGAAGATTAAATGGCAGGTTAATGCCAAAAAACCAATAGAAGTTATCAATGGTTGTGTTATAGTTGATGCCAACACTTATGATATCTTTAAAAGCGGTTGTGATTACTCCGACGCCAAATTCGGGCGAGCCGTCGGTATTAAAATCGGGCGAAGCGAAATTGAGTCCGACTCCAAAATCCAAGAATTCATTATAGAAATACGATTTACTAGAACCGAATTTTAGCAGTATAGCTGCGGAAGGTGCATAAAAGAAATCCCGATCGGATTGAAGATTTAAATCATTTTTATGGAACGGATTAGCAAAAATTAATCCGACAGCGACTTCCGAACGTGCACCGATAAGTTGCATGGTAAATTCCCGTTGTTCTAAAGTAAAAATTTGTTCTGGTGCATTTTCAACTGTAGAAGGCAATCGTAAAATCATTTCAATCAACAATTCATCACCATTTTGGCGATTCCCTGTGCCTTTAAGATTTATGTATCCTTTTTCAGGAAGATTGTCCAAGGAAAAAGAAATCACTTCGTCTCCTATTGATTTATTGGCGATATAGTTGGACTGTAATCCAAAAAGTAAGGCTATGCCGTTTTCGAGTTTTTTAATGTTGGCTTGCACTTCTCCATAACAACTATTAAACTCATTCATTAAGGGTGCAAAATCAGAAGCAAGATTGGTTTGACTGACTAAGGTCTTAAAATCTGAAATGGTTGTATCTATATTTTTTAGACTTTCAACTACAGACAACACCTGATCTTTAATAGTCAACAACGCCGCAATATTCCATTGACTTAATTCTGTTTTCAAAAGGTGATAAAGCGTTTCAAATTGATTGATTACGGCCTGAATCTCTATAATTTTGGCTTTTATTTCAGCAGGAACGACATCATTTAACTCTATATTTTGAACAAACTGAATGCTATTATTTTTAAACGAGACGACACAAGAAATACTTCCAAATTCGTTTAATAACTTCGCTTTTAGCGTTTGGAAGAGCTGAAATTCCCTTTCATTATTTTCCCTTGCAATTTCTGTAAGGGCTTCTAGTTGTTGTTGCTCTTCAACAGACAGACTTGTCACCCATCGTTCTACGGTAAAATAATCGCGATTGGAATACGTATCGTAATTTTGAATATGAACGCGGTCGCCTCCACTTTCGTCTTTTTTATAGGCCACGACGCTGACTTTATATTTGTCCGCTTCAATCGTCTTTAACTCTGATTCAATACTCAATATGTCATTATTTAAGTTTGAAAGAATATAAGGTTCAGGAAGATTTCCTTCTGCAAAGGCTTGGGTAGTAAAAAATTCTGCAGTTAATTCATTATATCGAGAAGATAGAAAGGGGTCTGATTGTATGTCGTTTAAAAATCCGTCCATAATCTCAAAGAAGGTCTTTTGTTCTTCTGCCGTTGTCATTTGGTTTTCTAGAATTGAAATTACGGCACTCTGGTTGCGAAGTGCCTGTTGTAAGCTTATTAACTTAGATTCTAATTCTACAGTCTCATTGAGTTGTGGAAATTGACTTTTTATAATCTCAAGTAGCTTCGATTTTGAAACCTCAACTTCTAGCGTACTGTTAATTTCAACAATTTGAGCCGCAACAATAGGAATTGCACGCGAATCTCCTCTGTATGTTTCTGTTACTGACAGAATTTGTCCATACATATTCGCAAACAAGCCAAATAAAACAAGTGTTACTGTATATTTTGAAAAATTCATAAGACTTGTGTTTAAGAGGTTACAAATGGGATATCATGAGATTGCGCCCTAAAAAAAGATTGCTGCAAACTGGCATAGGAGAGCTGGCCATTTTTTAGAATAATACCATCGATCTGATCTAATATTGGCGAAAAGCAAAAGCATTTGATGTTATCGTAAGATTCATCAGAATTGTCAGCATCAGAAGCTTTAAGATGCTTTTTTAAGGTTTTGGATAATGTATCGTGATTTCTTAACCAAAGTAACCAACGCTCCATTTTAAAATATGAGAGTTGTGCCAAATTATCGGCTTTGATTATCGCTTCCCGAACCGTTTCTGTATCTCCGATAATGACCATAATGATCATCATCTCTTTTTCTATAAAGGATTTAAAAATTGATTCTGCCAGAGCGGCATCATCCAGTGGAATAATGGTAGTGCGCTTGAGATTCATAGTATATAGATTTAAACATATTTAACTATTTTTCAGCGTTGAATTCAGTTTATAATTTGTCCAAAATTTAGATCATCATCCTATTAAAAGATGAAAATGATACTTTATAAATGGATTATTTTAAGGCTAAAATAATTTTATAATAAATTCAATATGTAGTTAGATGCTTTACTAGGGATACTAATCAGCGAGCTAAATTTAGTAAAAAATAACTAATATTCAAACAGTTACAGGACTATTTGTTGTTAAAATTTAAATGTATTGTTGTAAATGAAATGGGAAAAGTGCTATTGAAATGTTCATATTTGTGTATTAGTATACCATAAATCTGTACAAATTGTGCAGTTGTTATGAGGTAGGTTGACAATGATTAATTTAAACATTTCAACTTTGACGATTTTAAGAATTTTTCACAAGAATGATTCTACTAGACTATGTAATTTTCAATAAAGAGATGTCAAACTTTAGACTTTTTGATTTTAATATTTAATGTTAATCCAGCGATTATGAGTAATATTCCCACCAAACTCCAAAGTGTATAAATTTCCTTAAAATAGACCATACCTATGATTATGGTAAAAATAACTTCAAGATACTTCAAAGGTGCTACCTGATTGGTTTCACCCACTTGCATGGCTTTGGTCATGTATAATTGGGCAAAATATCCAAAGACACCTAAACTTAATAACATTAGCCATTCTTTTCCTACTGGATTTATCCAATCATTAATGGCTAAGAGTCCACCAATAACTGCTGAAATAATCATAAAATAATTCACTACAACAACTGGATGATCATTATTTCCGATTTTTCTAATGGTAATGTAAACCAGTCCTACAAAAACTGCAGAAACTAAAGCAAATACAATTCCCTTAATTTCCAACTCAGTATCAAATCCTTTTAAAACTAAAACCCCTAAAAATGCCATCAGAAAAAAGAACCATTGAATGGGTTTTATTTTTTCTTTAAGGAACAATAAGGCAAAAACTGCAGCAAATATTGGACCTATATACCGAATGGAAACTGCTGTACCCATGGCAATATATTTTATTGACAAAAAGAATAAGGTCATTGAAATGAGACCGAATATACTGCGCATTACAAGTAAACCTTTTTTATTTCCTACAAAAGAGATTTTATTCTTTAACAAAAATGGGATTGTAAAAAACAATGATCCAATTGATCTAAAAAAGACAATTTGATAGACACTAAAACTGTTCAATGATTTTACAAATGCATTCATAAATGTAAATGCTAAAGCACTTATTATCATGTATTGTATTGCTTTTTTCAGAATATAGTTTTTTTTATGTTGATTATTGATTAACGCGCATTAATGACTAAAGGTACATATAAACCGCGTTTATAAATAGAAAATAGCTGCTTCATAATAAGCTTATATACTTACAAAAGGACCTGCTATAATAAATTAAAAAGGACAACTTAAACTATAAGTTGTCCTTTTTGCTATTAATCAGTTACAAATTACTATTCAATTATAATACGTTTAGTTACAGAATTAGAACTTGAATTTACTTTTAATACGTAAATACCACTTGTAATATCTGAAACATCTATGGCGTCATTTACTAAGTTAGATGATGTAAACACTCTTTTGCCTAAAACAGAATATAATTCAACAGAATCAATTTGAATTTGATCTGCTGATTTAATTGTAATTGTTGTTTTAGCCGGGTTTGGATATATAGTCAAATTTGAATCGTATGTATTAGCTTCAACTGAAAGCACAACACTATCTGAATCATCAGTCGGATCTACATTTGGTCCAGCAATATTTGAGCTTGGTAATTGACTACCCGCTAATTCGCTTGGTGAACTTTTGGAATCAGTACCCGAAAAATCCCAATTTGGAACAACTGAAGATGAATTAGTTTGACCACCCATCCAATCAGATGCGCCATCATAACCAGTTGAAACACCTTGTCTAGCTATATAATAAATTCTACTTTCAGAACCGGTATCACTATCATTCAAACTAATATTTTGAGTGGCTATAGGATCAAAAAAATAAGTATATGCACCATCAGCACCAGGTATAACAATATTTTGTGCAAAATTAATTTGTCCATATCCATATGATTGACCTGATGAATCTTCATCATCTAAGTTACTTGTTGAATCATAAATTGTCCAAGAGTTATGAGCACCTGTTGCATCAATAATGCCATCATCATCAGTATCAATATCTACACCATCGGGATTTGTTGCAGACAATATTAACATATAAGTAACACTTTGATCCATAAAATCCCCATCATAAGTTGTCACCATAGTTTCATCGACCATGTTACCGTCAGGATCAATCCCTGTTGCAGTCGCGTATCCACTTGCTACTGTAGCTAAACCTAAGAAACCGTTAACTCCAAAAGATTGTGTGCTTAAATCTATAACATCCTTTACTTCACCTGGATTTGAACTCCCATCGCCTTCAATACCAATAAAATAAATATTCATTGGAAGACTACCAGAGGTTGGGCCTCTAAATTCTAAATATTCTTTTCCTTCATCAGTACCAGAAACTGTGGTGATTAATTCGCTAATGTAATAAGGTCCAATGGAATAGGTCTGCGCATACCCTAAAGCGGATATAAATAATAACGCAAAAAGTAATTTTGTTTTCATAATTGTTGTTTTCGAGTGTATTAATAGTTAATTCCTCAACTGGTTAACCAATTTGGTTTACCAAATATAGCAAAGAAGTTTTAAGATAACGTTTGCGAAAATAAACTTATCATAAAAAAGAAAACCTAAGTACCTAATTACAAACATCTATTATATAAAACTCGAAGTCATTGTTTGACATTATACATTCACATCTTTTTTTATTGATCCTATTATAAAAATTTATATTATTTAAACCACTTAGTGCTTAAAAATTAAACAGACTTATGAAAAGAAAATTATTTGTTTCACTCGCGCTCTCCTAATAATTCAAACCATAAATGGACAAGTTATACTAAACGCCAATGGTCCGGGGAATACCTATGAGGATATTAACACCGTTTTGGCTCCTAGCTATAATGTAATAGAAGTTCCCGACTGTGTACACTCGGAATTTGGTCGTCATATTGATGCGTTTTTGATAATGAATTAAATGCTAATGTGTTCCGCTTTTTTGCGCATAAAACTCCAGATAATGATCGTTGCATAAATTTTGACCGGCAACGCACCGAAATAAAAACTTACAATCAATCACCAGATAATTTAAAGGCGGTTGAAGCGGAAACCGTTGAGTATAAGTGGAAATTTAAGATACCTAGTAATTTTCAGGTGTCGTCAAACTTTACATATTTGCATCAAATTAAATCCGTAGATGGTGCATTTGCATCAATTCCCATGATAACCTTGACAGCCAGAAAAGCATCTCCAGATCGTTTGGAATTGAGATATACGCCAACCAATAATCAAAATACCATTCAAACTGCGGAAGTAAATTTGTTTAGAGGGTATTAGGTAGAAGTTACAGAGTTAATTACTTATAGAAACACAGGAAGTTATTCAATAATAATTAATCGTACTTCTGACGGTATCACACTTCTAAGCTATTCAAATGCTTCTATGGACATGTGGCAAGATGGCGCGACTTTTGCCAGACCAAAATGGGGAATTTATAGAAGCCTAAATAACATTGATGACCTACAAGATGAAGCTGCTTTATTCAACAATTTTAGTATTGAAGAAATTAATCCATTAGCCAATTCAGATTTAGAATCGCAAGCTAAAATGGTACCACTATTTCCCAATCCGTTAAAAGACTTTGTAACTTTTAATCATTTGGAAGCTAAGTCTTATGATGGTATTCAACTATTTGATAGCTCTGGTAAAAAAATAAAGATATCGAATCGATATAAGACGGATACACTCGATGTTACTGGTTTGGCCTCTGGATTATACTATATTACTTTACTAAAATCCAAGCGACCCATTAAAATCTTGAAATGTATTGTTGACTAATTTTCAGAAGTTGAATTAACCTTTCAAAACATTTATCAAACTGCTATATGAAAGTTGCTTAATTTCTTCGAGAGGTTGATTTCTATTAATATTAAGTAATTCAATAGGAAATGAATTATTTATATAGTGTGATTTTTGTTTATTTTCTGATGAAACGACAATGATGCCATCAATAGAACCATCACTAAGACTCTTAATGTAATTCAATTCTTTAGTGTTACAATTAAAAGATTGATATAACAGAATTCTATATCCAAAGTTTTCAGCCGTCTTTTGCAAGTGACACAGTGAATGACTATAGCAGGTTTTAGTAACTTCTGGTAAAATTACAGCAATAGAACCTGTTTTTTGCATTCGAAGTGAAACAGCATAATTATTAGGAACATAATTATGCTGTTTAGCTATTGTTTTAATTGTGTCTCGCGTCGCCTTACTAATTTCATGCTTATTATTTAAAGCTTTTGATACCGTGGATATTGAATATCCAGATAGAGATGAAAGTTGTTTAATGGTTACCGCCGACGCTTTCAATTATTTATATTTTAAGTCACTTATTATACTAAGTGCATTCCTTGTATCGGATTCAATGTTAGCTAAATCATAGTTACCATCTGCACCCTTTGCTATTAATTTAGAACCCATACCAACGCAAGTTACTCCAGCTTTAAACCAGCCTTCTAAGTTTTCTCTATTTGGAGACACACCACCTGTTGGCATAATACTTGTCCAAGGTTGAGGGCCTTTAATAGCCTTAACGAAATCTGGTCCATAAATTCCACCTGGAAAAAGTTTTACAACCTCACAACCCAATTCTTCCGCTCTACAGATTTCCGTCAAAGAACCACATCCTGGAGACCATGCTACTTTACGTCTATTACAAACTATTGCAATATCTTCTCTTAAAACTGGAGTTACAATAAAGTTGGCACCCAATGCCATAAAACGCGAAGCAGATGCTGCATCTGTAACAGAGCCAACTCCCATTATCATACCAGGTAATTCTTTAAGTACCCACTTATTAAGCTCGCCAAAAACTTCATGAGCAAAATCACCTCTTGCAGTAAATTCCAATAATCGCGCACCACCATCGTATGTCGCTTTGATTACTTTTTTACTAATTTCTAAATCTGAGTTATAAAACAATGGCACCATGCCAGTTTCTTTCATAACATTTACCACTTCTATTCTTGTATAATTTGCCATAATCCTATCCTAAATCCTTCCCAAGGGAAAGATTTTTTATTTTAATTATTAATATTTATTTAAATCCAATTTAATATTTTTTTGAAATCATAATCTTCAGGGTTCGGTAGGTATTTTTTTGCTTTTTCATAGTCTTTCTCTTTAATGAAGAATAGATTATCTATAAATAATTGCGCCATATCCGAATTTATATCTACCAATCGTGGTGGGATTTTACCATTTTCGTCTTCAAAGTCTTTTAAAAATAAAGGCTTAATGTCTCCACTTGAATTTGCACTGACGATGCAGCCCGTAATGCCTTGATCGTATAATTTTTTAACGCCAATGCCCAATAACGTGCATAAGGTTAAATCGAAAGCAATAGGATTACAACATCTTAATTCGTAACCCAATTCTACTGGTCTCGATTTTATTTCCAAACCAATTTCCTTCAACTTAACTTGAAGCAAATAATTAAAAATATGAGATTTACTAACGTTTCCTAATTCAGGATGTCCATGATCGTCATATGTAAAATTGATGCCTGAATTGATAATTTCGTCTTCATCCATAAAATGAAAAACTCCTTCACTCACTAAAGCCACACCATATTCTATACCTTGAATCTTACATTTAACGATGGAAGATATAATCATATTGATTAACTTATCGAATGTAATGTTCGTTTTGTTAAACATTTCAGGAATAATCATCATTTGAAAATGACATGCCGAAGCAATTCCAAATGCTAAGTGACCAGCTGAACGTCCCATGGCCGACACCACAAACCAATTTTCACTAGTACGCGCATCTTCATATATCGTATTTCCTATTCTAACGCCTTCATCTTTTGCTGTATGAAATCCAAAAGTTGGGTTTCTATCAGGTAAAGGCAAATCGTTATCTATGGTTTTAGGTACATGTATATGAACCACATCCAAACTCTGGGTGTGAAGATATTTGGTTAATCTATTGGCAGTAGATGCAGTATCATCACCACCAATAG
Protein-coding sequences here:
- a CDS encoding DMT family transporter, with protein sequence MIISALAFTFMNAFVKSLNSFSVYQIVFFRSIGSLFFTIPFLLKNKISFVGNKKGLLVMRSIFGLISMTLFFLSIKYIAMGTAVSIRYIGPIFAAVFALLFLKEKIKPIQWFFFLMAFLGVLVLKGFDTELEIKGIVFALVSAVFVGLVYITIRKIGNNDHPVVVVNYFMIISAVIGGLLAINDWINPVGKEWLMLLSLGVFGYFAQLYMTKAMQVGETNQVAPLKYLEVIFTIIIGMVYFKEIYTLWSLVGILLIIAGLTLNIKIKKSKV
- a CDS encoding T9SS type A sorting domain-containing protein, producing the protein MKTKLLFALLFISALGYAQTYSIGPYYISELITTVSGTDEGKEYLEFRGPTSGSLPMNIYFIGIEGDGSSNPGEVKDVIDLSTQSFGVNGFLGLATVASGYATATGIDPDGNMVDETMVTTYDGDFMDQSVTYMLILSATNPDGVDIDTDDDGIIDATGAHNSWTIYDSTSNLDDEDSSGQSYGYGQINFAQNIVIPGADGAYTYFFDPIATQNISLNDSDTGSESRIYYIARQGVSTGYDGASDWMGGQTNSSSVVPNWDFSGTDSKSSPSELAGSQLPSSNIAGPNVDPTDDSDSVVLSVEANTYDSNLTIYPNPAKTTITIKSADQIQIDSVELYSVLGKRVFTSSNLVNDAIDVSDITSGIYVLKVNSSSNSVTKRIIIE
- a CDS encoding T9SS type A sorting domain-containing protein, which produces MDMWQDGATFARPKWGIYRSLNNIDDLQDEAALFNNFSIEEINPLANSDLESQAKMVPLFPNPLKDFVTFNHLEAKSYDGIQLFDSSGKKIKISNRYKTDTLDVTGLASGLYYITLLKSKRPIKILKCIVD
- a CDS encoding LacI family DNA-binding transcriptional regulator is translated as MKASAVTIKQLSSLSGYSISTVSKALNNKHEISKATRDTIKTIAKQHNYVPNNYAVSLRMQKTGSIAVILPEVTKTCYSHSLCHLQKTAENFGYRILLYQSFNCNTKELNYIKSLSDGSIDGIIVVSSENKQKSHYINNSFPIELLNINRNQPLEEIKQLSYSSLINVLKG
- a CDS encoding bifunctional 4-hydroxy-2-oxoglutarate aldolase/2-dehydro-3-deoxy-phosphogluconate aldolase codes for the protein MANYTRIEVVNVMKETGMVPLFYNSDLEISKKVIKATYDGGARLLEFTARGDFAHEVFGELNKWVLKELPGMIMGVGSVTDAASASRFMALGANFIVTPVLREDIAIVCNRRKVAWSPGCGSLTEICRAEELGCEVVKLFPGGIYGPDFVKAIKGPQPWTSIMPTGGVSPNRENLEGWFKAGVTCVGMGSKLIAKGADGNYDLANIESDTRNALSIISDLKYK
- a CDS encoding 6-phosphofructokinase; its protein translation is MKKSIAIICGGGPAPGINTVISTLAKTFLKVGYEVIGVHHGYQGLLSDEPEVKIFDFHHADRIFSRGGSTLIMSRFKPKDSDFKADFFKNNNVKLLVTIGGDDTASTANRLTKYLHTQSLDVVHIHVPKTIDNDLPLPDRNPTFGFHTAKDEGVRIGNTIYEDARTSENWFVVSAMGRSAGHLAFGIASACHFQMMIIPEMFNKTNITFDKLINMIISSIVKCKIQGIEYGVALVSEGVFHFMDEDEIINSGINFTYDDHGHPELGNVSKSHIFNYLLQVKLKEIGLEIKSRPVELGYELRCCNPIAFDLTLCTLLGIGVKKLYDQGITGCIVSANSSGDIKPLFLKDFEDENGKIPPRLVDINSDMAQLFIDNLFFIKEKDYEKAKKYLPNPEDYDFKKILNWI